The proteins below come from a single Cervus canadensis isolate Bull #8, Minnesota chromosome 2, ASM1932006v1, whole genome shotgun sequence genomic window:
- the PRPF3 gene encoding U4/U6 small nuclear ribonucleoprotein Prp3 isoform X2, giving the protein MLTKLQIKQMMEAATRQIEERKKQLSFISPPTPQPKTPSSSQPERLPIGNTIQPSQAATFMNDAIEKARKAAELQARIQAQLALKPGLIGNANMVGLANLHAMGIAPPKVELKDQTKPTPLILDEQGRTVDATGKEIELTHRMPTLKANIRAVKREQFKQQLKEKPSEDMESNTFFDPRVSIAPSQRQRRTFKFHDKGKFEKIAQRLRTKAQLEKLQAEISQAARKTGIHTSTRLALIAPKKELKEGDIPEIEWWDSYIIPNGFDLTEENPKREDYFGITNLVEHPAQLNPPVDNDTPVTLGVYLTKKEQKKLRRQTRREAQKELQEKVRLGLMPPPEPKVRISNLMRVLGTEAVQDPTKVEAHVRAQMAKRQKAHEEANAARKLTAEQRKVKKIKKLKEDISQGVHISVYRVRNLSNPAKKFKIEANAGQLYLTGVVVLHKDVNVVVVEGGPKAQKKFKRLMLHRIKWDEQTSNTKGDDDEESDEEAVKKTNKCVLVWEGTAKDRSFGEMKFKQCPTENMAREHFKKHGAEHYWDLALSESVLESTD; this is encoded by the exons ATGCTGACTAAGCTCCAG ATCAAACAGATGATGGAGGCAGCAACACGGCAAattgaggaaaggaaaaagcaacTGAGCTTCATTAGCCCCCCTACACCTCAG CCAAAGACTCCTTCATCCTCCCAACCAGAGCGACTTCCAATTGGCAACACTATTCAGCCCTCCCAGGCCGCCACTTTCATGAATGATGCCATAGAGAAGGCAAGGAAAGCAGCTGAACTACAAGCCCGCATCCAAGCCCAGCTGGCACTGAAGCCAGGGCTCATCGGCAATGCCAACATGGTGGGCCTGGCCAATCTTCATGCTATGGGCATTGCTCCCCC GAAGGTGGAGTTAAAAGATCAAACTAAACCTACACCACTGATTCTTGATGAACAAGGTCGAACTGTAGATGCAACAGGCAAGGAGATTGAGCTGACACACAGAATGCCGACTCTGAAGGCCAATATTCGGGCTGTGAAGAGAGAACAGTTCAAGCAACAGCTAAAAGAAAAGCCATCAGAAGACATGGAATCTAATACCTTTTTTGATCCACGAGTCTCAATTGCCCCTTCCCAGCGCCAGAGACGCACTTTTAAATTCCATGACAAGGGCAAATTTGAAAAGATTGCCCAACGATTAAGGACAAAG GCTCAACTAGAGAAGCTGCAGGCAGAGATCTCACAGGCTGCTCGAAAAACAGGCATTCATACTTCAACTAGACTGGCCCTCATTGCTCCTAAGAAGGAATTGAAGGAAGGCGACATCCCTGAAATTGAGTGGTGGGACTCTTACATCATCCCCAATGGCTTTGACCT TACAGAGGAAAATCCCAAGAGAGAAGATTATTTTGGAATCACAAATCTTGTTGAACATCCAGCCCAGCTCAACCCTCCAG TTGACAATGACACACCAGTTACTCTGGGAGTATATCTGACCAAGAAGGAACAGAAGAAACTTCGACGGCAGACGAGGAGGGAAGCGCAGAAGGAGCTACAAGAGAAGGTCAGGCTGGGCCTGATGCCTCCTCCAGAACCCAAAG TGAGAATTTCAAATTTGATGCGAGTATTAGGAACAGAAGCTGTTCAAGACCCCACGAAGGTAGAAGCCCATGTCAGAGCTCAGATGGCAAAAAGACAGAA AGCGCATGAAGAGGCCAATGCTGCCCGAAAACTTACAGCAGAACAGAGAAaggtcaagaaaattaaaaagcttaAAGAAGACATTTCACAGGGGGTACACATATCTGTATATAG agttcGAAATTTGAGCAACCCAGCCAAGAAGTTCAAGATTGAGGCCAATGCTGGGCAGCTGTACCTGACAGGGGTGGTGGTACTGCACAAGGATGTCAACGTGGTAGTAGTGGAAGGGG GCCCCAAGGCCCAGAAGAAATTTAAGCGTCTCATGCTGCATCGGATAAAGTGGGATGAACAGACATCTAACACAAAGGGAGATG ATGATGAGGAATCTGATGAGGAAGCTGTGAAGAAAACCAACAAATGTGTACTAGTCTGGGAG GGTACAGCCAAAGACCGGAGCTTTGGGGAAATGAAGTTCAAACAGTGCCCTACAGAGAACATGGCTCGGGAGCATTTCAAAAAGCATGGGGCTGAGCACTACTGGGACCTGGCGCTGAGTGAATCTGTGTTGGAGTCCACCGACTGA